In Panthera leo isolate Ple1 chromosome E3, P.leo_Ple1_pat1.1, whole genome shotgun sequence, a genomic segment contains:
- the FOXL3 gene encoding forkhead box L3 isoform X2, whose protein sequence is MAIQQSPSGRVTLSGIYDFITRKFPYYRANQRAWQNSIRHNLSLNSCFVKVPRTEGHEKGKGNYWTLAAGCESLLDLFENGNYRRRRRRRGPKREGAGQARAGGAGGPQGPPEPAPGQPPAPASPAALGKAEHRGIKFSIDYILSAPGPFPGLKGPYGQQEGRTPRLEAQQMNLHLWTI, encoded by the exons ATGGCCATCCAGCAGAGCCCCTCGGGCAGGGTGACCCTGTCCGGCATCTACGACTTCATCACGCGCAAGTTCCCCTACTACCGAGCCAACCAGCGCGCCTGGCAGAACTCCATCCGCCACAACCTGTCCCTCAACAGCTGCTTCGTGAAG GTGCCTCGGACGGAGGGCCACGAGAAGGGCAAGGGTAACTACTGGACGCTGGCGGCCGGCTGCGAGTCGCTGCTGGACCTCTTCGAGAACGGCAACTATCGCAGACGGCGCCGGCGCCGCGGCCCCAAGcgcgagggggcggggcaggcgcgtgcggggggcgcgggggggccGCAGGGGCCCCCTGAGCCAGCCCCAGgccagccccccgcccctgccagccCGGCTGCCCTGGGGAAGGCGGAGCACAGGGGCATCAAGTTCAGCATTGACTACATCCTGTCCGCGCCGGGCCCTTTCCCGGGGCTCAAGGGTCCCTACGGCCAGCAGGAGGGCAGAACCCCGCGGCTGGAGGCCCAGCAAATGAACCTCCACCTGTGGACGATATGA